From Erwinia pyri, a single genomic window includes:
- a CDS encoding YdbL family protein: MQLKSLLLVLLLLSPAAMALTLDEARSQGRVGETLTGYIAPLKQDKETLELAERINQGRKQQYQILAERNNMTTAAVGRIAGQKLVERAAAGEYVRGINGEWLQKGQ, translated from the coding sequence ATGCAACTAAAAAGTCTCCTGCTGGTGCTGCTGTTACTCTCTCCGGCAGCAATGGCACTCACCCTGGACGAAGCGCGTAGCCAGGGGCGGGTAGGCGAAACGCTAACGGGCTATATAGCACCGCTCAAGCAGGACAAAGAGACGCTGGAGCTGGCAGAACGCATCAATCAGGGGCGTAAACAGCAGTATCAGATCCTGGCAGAGCGAAATAATATGACCACCGCGGCGGTCGGCAGAATAGCGGGGCAAAAGCTGGTTGAACGCGCAGCGGCAGGGGAATATGTGCGCGGCATTAACGGAGAGTGGCTGCAAAAAGGGCAATAA
- a CDS encoding YnbE family lipoprotein, producing MKRISLLMPAGILLLSGCIPRIEIAAPKEPITINMNVKIEHEIHIKVDKDVEALLKNQSGLF from the coding sequence ATGAAACGCATTAGCCTGCTGATGCCTGCCGGAATATTGCTGCTGAGCGGCTGTATACCGCGTATTGAAATAGCGGCACCAAAAGAGCCGATCACCATCAATATGAACGTTAAGATTGAACATGAGATCCATATCAAGGTTGATAAGGATGTCGAGGCGCTGTTAAAGAACCAGAGCGGTCTGTTCTGA
- a CDS encoding YdbH family protein gives MLTGLSRGWKVVTAIIAIVVLSLAALLLTLPHWLPRLVGLWLPANTSLVMAGSPQWRSGKLTLSGLRYRVAECDLADIRDLSLGRKAGRWVLKAGSVTIESSCSSKLPASEQPDTPRTLADWQAMLPAADIAITNLTVSPWQTWAGALELSTDRQQQTLRYRSQNLLLNAQLNGQTLTLNSLTLNVPGVPEPVNIAGTLRLPTVPNTLPDSGKLKGAMTLQGIPAPLTVNLAWQQQAGELVIHPQGDETPLVSLPWAISEQQILIQQGQWCWPYASQPLSGGVTLALKNWQQGIPATEITGRLNVLTQGRGGKGNVVLSLGPGHLDWQNSQLPFRLTGESKLAQLQFYAGLPGELQGPLLDPVLQLKPGALLRLRGRLLSTLEVDEARWPLAGVTLSSKGISGRLQAILTAHDPQWGRFRLHLDGRAADFWPDKGKWGWRYWGEGYMAPLSARWDVSGRGRWEASLIELSSLSTGFDQISYGSVNVQAPRLSLAEPVHWQRDSEKPAFDGKFRLDAQQTTFSSGGFLPPATLSVTLKGRDPAAFLYNGTLNAQEIGPVRLQGRWDGVRLRGQAWWPEQSLTVFQPLLSDDLKMKIQGGRLKAQVAFSAAADQGFEAGGHWVVSEGSVWMPDNEINGIDFSLPFRLRAHQWYFGAKGPVSLRIKEVKNQFALKNITADLQGWYPWNAREPLRLSNVSVDVLGGQLSMESLQMPQQEAATVRLRNISMSELVTAVKPKQIAMSGHINGAMPLWLTNSRWLIKDGWIANNGPLTVRLDKDFADAIASSNIAAGAAMDWLRYMEISRSWATIDIDNLGAMTMKAQVNGISRFSDKNQRVSLNYTQQENLFQLWRSLRFGDNLQSWVEQNATLPTQKETTDETH, from the coding sequence ACACCTCTCTGGTAATGGCGGGGAGTCCGCAATGGCGCTCGGGTAAACTGACGCTGTCGGGCCTGCGGTATCGTGTGGCAGAGTGCGATCTGGCGGACATTCGCGATCTCTCACTAGGGCGCAAGGCCGGGCGTTGGGTGTTAAAGGCGGGCAGTGTGACCATAGAGAGCAGCTGTAGCAGCAAACTCCCGGCCAGCGAGCAGCCTGACACCCCGCGCACCCTGGCCGACTGGCAGGCCATGCTGCCCGCTGCGGATATAGCCATCACTAATCTCACTGTCTCTCCCTGGCAAACCTGGGCAGGTGCGCTGGAGCTGAGCACCGATCGTCAGCAGCAAACGCTTCGTTACCGCAGCCAGAATTTGCTGCTGAATGCACAGCTTAATGGCCAGACGCTGACGCTCAATTCGCTGACCCTCAACGTACCGGGTGTGCCTGAGCCGGTGAATATTGCCGGTACGTTACGCTTACCGACTGTTCCCAATACGTTACCTGATAGCGGTAAACTGAAAGGGGCAATGACGCTTCAGGGCATTCCCGCGCCATTGACCGTTAACCTGGCGTGGCAACAGCAGGCGGGAGAACTGGTTATCCACCCTCAGGGGGATGAGACGCCGCTGGTGAGCCTGCCGTGGGCCATCTCCGAACAACAGATCCTGATCCAGCAGGGCCAGTGGTGCTGGCCCTATGCTTCGCAGCCTCTCTCCGGCGGCGTTACCCTGGCCCTGAAAAACTGGCAGCAGGGGATCCCGGCCACAGAGATAACCGGGCGGCTGAACGTACTCACGCAAGGGCGCGGCGGGAAAGGAAACGTAGTGCTTTCACTGGGGCCAGGCCATCTTGACTGGCAGAACAGTCAGCTACCGTTTCGTTTGACCGGTGAGAGCAAACTCGCTCAGCTGCAGTTCTATGCCGGTCTCCCCGGCGAGCTGCAGGGCCCGCTGCTGGATCCGGTACTGCAGCTCAAGCCTGGCGCACTGCTGCGGCTTCGTGGTCGCCTGCTTTCCACGCTGGAGGTTGATGAAGCCCGCTGGCCGCTGGCGGGGGTGACGCTCTCATCAAAGGGGATCTCTGGCCGTCTGCAGGCCATCCTTACGGCTCACGATCCGCAGTGGGGCCGTTTCAGGCTCCATCTGGATGGTCGCGCTGCTGACTTCTGGCCTGATAAAGGCAAATGGGGCTGGCGCTACTGGGGCGAGGGGTATATGGCGCCGCTGTCGGCCAGATGGGATGTCAGCGGCCGGGGGCGTTGGGAAGCGTCGCTGATTGAGCTTTCCTCCCTTTCCACAGGTTTTGACCAGATAAGTTACGGCAGCGTTAACGTACAGGCGCCACGCCTGAGTCTGGCAGAACCAGTCCACTGGCAACGTGATAGCGAAAAGCCGGCGTTTGATGGCAAATTCCGGCTGGATGCGCAGCAAACCACCTTCAGCAGCGGCGGTTTTTTACCGCCCGCCACGCTCAGCGTCACCCTGAAAGGGCGCGATCCTGCCGCGTTTCTTTATAATGGCACGCTTAATGCGCAGGAGATTGGCCCGGTGCGTCTGCAGGGTCGGTGGGATGGGGTGCGCCTGCGCGGCCAGGCCTGGTGGCCGGAACAGTCGCTGACCGTTTTCCAGCCGCTACTGAGTGACGACCTTAAAATGAAGATTCAGGGTGGCAGGCTAAAAGCGCAGGTCGCCTTTTCCGCTGCTGCCGATCAGGGGTTCGAAGCGGGTGGGCACTGGGTGGTCAGCGAGGGCAGCGTGTGGATGCCGGACAATGAGATCAACGGCATCGATTTCTCTCTGCCGTTCCGGCTCAGGGCGCATCAGTGGTATTTCGGCGCAAAAGGGCCGGTTTCGCTGCGAATCAAAGAGGTGAAGAACCAGTTTGCGCTAAAGAATATCACGGCTGATTTGCAGGGCTGGTATCCGTGGAACGCCAGAGAGCCGCTGCGCCTCAGCAACGTCTCTGTCGATGTACTGGGCGGGCAGTTGAGTATGGAGAGCCTGCAGATGCCCCAGCAAGAAGCCGCAACAGTACGGCTGCGCAATATCAGCATGAGTGAGCTGGTGACGGCGGTGAAGCCCAAACAGATCGCCATGTCCGGGCATATCAACGGCGCGATGCCGCTGTGGCTGACCAATTCCCGCTGGCTGATTAAAGATGGCTGGATCGCCAACAACGGGCCGCTTACCGTACGGCTGGATAAAGATTTTGCGGATGCTATCGCCAGCAGTAACATTGCCGCCGGAGCCGCGATGGACTGGCTGCGCTATATGGAGATCTCCCGCAGCTGGGCGACGATAGATATTGATAATCTTGGGGCGATGACCATGAAGGCGCAGGTCAACGGCATCAGCCGCTTCAGTGATAAAAACCAGCGCGTGTCGCTGAATTACACGCAGCAGGAAAACCTCTTTCAGCTCTGGCGCAGCCTGCGCTTTGGCGATAATTTGCAATCCTGGGTGGAACAAAACGCCACGCTGCCGACGCAAAAGGAAACGACTGATGAAACGCATTAG